A region from the Thermanaeromonas toyohensis ToBE genome encodes:
- a CDS encoding geranylgeranyl reductase family protein, whose translation MREYDVIVVGAGPAGSTAARIAANVGLKVLIVERKRRPGLPVQCAEYVPALIDLEVEIPEKAVAQRVEGMEALFPDGTTFTVRAPGYLLRREVFDATLAQQAVEAGAELWTDACALALAEDEVIVRKEGRILTVKTRVVVGADGPRSIVARAVGYRPHRLAVAYQVEVEVPEPLRVTRVYFDPTFFGGYAWVFPKGSTANVGVGVTGGGVDGRRPDLHGLLGKFLVFLGWEKRRIIRRTGGFIPVNGPYWRCCSGRVILCGDAGGFTHPVTGAGILFAVQSGELAGRAMVRYFCEATPLSIYDEEWRKFLGPPLLRAVRHRRRMEAVWTEDAQALTSLLREVWQL comes from the coding sequence ATGCGGGAGTACGATGTTATAGTAGTGGGAGCGGGACCGGCAGGCAGCACTGCCGCGCGGATAGCAGCCAATGTAGGTCTTAAGGTCCTCATTGTCGAACGAAAAAGAAGGCCGGGTCTCCCGGTCCAATGTGCCGAATACGTCCCGGCTCTTATAGATCTAGAGGTCGAAATCCCGGAGAAAGCGGTGGCCCAGAGGGTAGAAGGGATGGAAGCCCTTTTTCCCGATGGCACGACTTTTACTGTGCGCGCCCCGGGATATCTCCTCCGCCGTGAAGTGTTTGATGCTACCCTGGCCCAGCAGGCCGTAGAGGCTGGGGCGGAGCTGTGGACGGATGCTTGCGCCCTGGCTTTAGCGGAAGATGAAGTTATAGTAAGAAAGGAAGGCAGGATTTTGACTGTAAAGACGCGGGTAGTCGTGGGGGCCGACGGCCCGCGGTCGATTGTGGCCAGGGCCGTGGGTTACCGACCCCATAGGCTTGCGGTGGCCTACCAGGTTGAGGTAGAGGTGCCGGAGCCGCTGAGGGTAACCCGGGTGTATTTTGACCCCACCTTTTTCGGTGGCTACGCCTGGGTGTTCCCTAAAGGGTCTACGGCTAATGTTGGGGTAGGGGTGACCGGGGGCGGAGTGGACGGGCGCCGGCCGGACCTTCATGGGCTTCTGGGTAAGTTTCTCGTATTTCTAGGGTGGGAGAAGAGGAGGATTATCAGGCGCACGGGAGGTTTCATACCCGTAAACGGGCCGTACTGGAGATGCTGTTCGGGCAGGGTTATCCTGTGCGGCGATGCCGGTGGGTTTACGCACCCGGTAACCGGCGCGGGGATACTTTTTGCCGTGCAGAGCGGAGAGCTCGCGGGCCGGGCAATGGTGCGGTATTTCTGCGAGGCAACCCCGCTGTCAATCTACGATGAGGAGTGGCGAAAATTCCTGGGGCCCCCGTTGCTCCGGGCTGTAAGGCACCGCAGGCGCATGGAGGCCGTATGGACTGAAGATGCGCAGGCGCTTACCTCTCTCTTGAGGGAGGTATGGCAGTTGTAA
- a CDS encoding lipoyl protein ligase domain-containing protein: protein MHSEWRLLDTGVRTAAENMALDEVLLIARSEGAIPDTLRFLQFDPPCVLVGYHQVVEQEVRLGFCERHGIEVNRRLTGGGALYWDSLQLGWEIVTTCDNPRLERKIERLYAQVCGAVARALVKLGVPAAYRPRNDIEVRGRKISGTGGTELHGALLYQGTLLVDFDVETMLKVLKIPTEKLKAKEINSLKERVTCLKWELGRVPPLNTIKEAIAEELARELKMNLVPAGLTDYEETLLAHRLPYFKSDDWINAVRTPGDKLVLKAGRKTRGGFLRCSLVLTADKGRVEAVYFTGDFFAHPRRAIYDLEASLRGIEASADAAASAVREFFHRSRARLPGITVADFTSVLCDALSKKDYPAWGIPADRVNDVSTVVGPLAGITTAPVVLLPYCAKLFTCRYRFRQGCSLCGQCDVGEAYRLALEYGLKPVTIQNYEMLSRVLRRLKSEGVPAFLGSCCEAFLTKHRRDFERIGLPGVLVDLDSSTCYELKQEGAAHAGRFENQTALKLDLLELLMARLAPHPGKNMKARV from the coding sequence ATGCATTCGGAATGGAGGCTTCTGGACACAGGTGTGAGGACGGCGGCCGAGAATATGGCCTTGGACGAGGTTTTGCTCATTGCCAGGTCCGAGGGTGCCATCCCGGATACCCTCCGCTTCTTGCAGTTCGACCCGCCTTGTGTCCTGGTCGGTTATCACCAGGTAGTAGAGCAGGAAGTAAGGCTTGGGTTCTGCGAGCGCCATGGCATAGAGGTAAACCGGCGCCTGACGGGAGGTGGCGCCCTTTACTGGGATTCGCTTCAGCTCGGATGGGAGATAGTTACCACCTGCGATAACCCCCGCCTTGAGCGTAAGATAGAGCGCCTGTACGCGCAGGTTTGCGGTGCGGTGGCCAGGGCCTTGGTGAAACTGGGGGTACCGGCCGCCTATCGTCCACGAAACGACATCGAGGTGAGGGGACGGAAGATCTCAGGGACCGGTGGGACCGAACTGCACGGCGCTCTTCTTTACCAGGGAACACTCCTGGTGGATTTCGATGTGGAAACCATGCTTAAGGTTCTCAAGATCCCTACCGAGAAGCTCAAGGCCAAGGAGATAAATTCCCTTAAGGAGCGGGTTACCTGCCTCAAATGGGAGCTGGGCCGGGTACCACCCTTGAACACCATAAAGGAAGCCATCGCGGAGGAATTAGCCAGGGAGCTCAAGATGAACCTGGTCCCCGCGGGGCTGACTGACTACGAGGAAACGCTGCTAGCCCATCGCCTGCCCTATTTTAAATCCGACGATTGGATCAACGCGGTGAGGACGCCGGGGGACAAGCTGGTACTTAAAGCAGGACGCAAGACCCGTGGCGGTTTCTTACGTTGCTCCCTGGTATTGACTGCTGATAAGGGGCGGGTCGAGGCTGTCTATTTCACCGGCGATTTCTTCGCCCACCCCCGCCGGGCGATCTACGATCTGGAAGCAAGTCTCAGAGGGATAGAGGCCTCTGCGGATGCGGCGGCTAGTGCAGTGCGGGAGTTTTTTCACAGGAGCCGGGCGCGCCTTCCAGGCATAACCGTTGCCGACTTTACCTCCGTACTCTGTGATGCATTAAGCAAGAAGGATTATCCTGCCTGGGGGATCCCGGCCGACCGGGTAAATGACGTGAGCACCGTGGTAGGGCCCCTTGCGGGCATCACCACCGCGCCGGTAGTGCTCCTTCCATACTGCGCCAAGCTTTTCACCTGCCGTTACCGCTTTCGCCAGGGGTGCAGCCTCTGCGGTCAATGTGATGTGGGCGAGGCCTACCGCTTGGCCCTTGAATACGGCCTAAAACCGGTGACCATCCAGAACTACGAGATGCTTTCCCGGGTCCTGCGGCGCCTAAAAAGTGAAGGCGTTCCCGCCTTCCTCGGGAGCTGCTGCGAGGCCTTCCTCACTAAGCACAGGCGCGACTTCGAGCGCATAGGGCTACCCGGCGTTCTGGTAGACCTGGATAGTTCTACCTGCTACGAATTGAAACAGGAAGGCGCTGCCCATGCCGGGCGCTTTGAGAACCAGACGGCACTTAAGCTGGACCTCCTTGAGCTTCTTATGGCGAGGCTTGCGCCGCATCCGGGCAAGAATATGAAGGCGAGAGTTTAG
- a CDS encoding hydrogenase iron-sulfur subunit, whose protein sequence is MRYTCDVLVLGGGPAGMAAAVSAASYGLRVLLVEKEAFIGGRWAEYACKAGEECSSCNICLGFELIDELESLSLIQVLTGSYAGEVRGTVGDFKIRLIGTSPSIDSRLCTFCGRCIEACPEKAISVLPRRTRQGLIIRRHRCRAYNGGCRVCAEVCPQGAVKVGADEVGTAEAKAIVVATGAISPEPDLLPEYGWGRYPEVLTTLELERLLAAEDWQALTGRRWAFVQCAGSRSRKLKRDYCSRFCCGVSLRLLLRLYTLGLVDEAAIFYMDLQLRNRRDEEVCEELRTYGLRFVRGLPAEVRKGEAGLLLRFEDLEVGRLETSEFDHIVLSVGLAPSLDNPLPGILKARQISGFWQQEREGVFLAGSCRCPMDIKTAVLDGRAAGEQAAESILRSGASGRIAHSQEHAADVLIWGSGPSGLLIAREVLAAGCSVLMLADSGNWDPVDPTSLILKELWREVGGRRGFILWEGAELIKLNGEPGDFEAWVRVLGQGVRVVKLKAVILAPRFVSCAPVPATTQAEIARDLVTGSFSVPETGGPVVFWLDVNSSSPPAVHALALENVRAVRDNLGSKVKIYYLAQQVKVGAAPHLEALYGRLREAGVIFVKPAGHPAWDGKNLIFVDPTTSVEGRPEEVKLFPSALIVGEELSLPPEAQQIWQAVALRVSANVDDGIFQGGVVTSRRGVFLAGAALAPENPEVAREQALLAARAALMVAVGTVYGAQSDFKDTASQREAGYCAACLTCVRTCPHGAVTVEGKVRVYQKSCWGCGLCAAECPARGLEASGHMTPASLMEIIGVDGKGVVAFLCRHSAWRSLKEAKERALGLPENVAWVPVPCAGSVDMETVLAMLERGASGVMVVGCRRRACQHVYGTERTAQRVEGLRQRLAEAGLDAHKIKFATAGPCNPGELVQEVQGFLASLKTVDKAGR, encoded by the coding sequence TTGCGTTATACCTGCGATGTCCTGGTGCTCGGCGGAGGGCCAGCCGGTATGGCCGCGGCAGTAAGCGCCGCCTCTTATGGTCTTAGAGTCCTTTTGGTGGAAAAAGAGGCTTTTATCGGCGGCCGTTGGGCTGAATATGCCTGCAAGGCAGGCGAGGAGTGCAGTTCCTGCAATATATGTCTGGGATTCGAGCTTATTGATGAGCTTGAGTCTCTAAGCCTTATCCAGGTGCTGACCGGTTCTTATGCCGGTGAGGTACGTGGTACGGTGGGCGACTTTAAGATCCGCCTAATAGGAACCTCTCCTTCCATAGACTCCCGTCTCTGTACCTTCTGCGGCAGGTGCATTGAAGCCTGCCCGGAGAAGGCTATCAGTGTGCTCCCACGCCGTACCCGGCAGGGCCTCATTATCCGACGCCACAGGTGCAGAGCATACAATGGAGGCTGCCGGGTCTGTGCTGAAGTGTGCCCTCAGGGTGCCGTAAAGGTGGGGGCAGATGAAGTCGGAACCGCGGAAGCGAAGGCCATTGTAGTGGCGACCGGCGCTATCTCACCTGAGCCTGACCTTCTTCCCGAGTACGGCTGGGGTCGTTATCCAGAGGTCCTGACCACCCTGGAGCTAGAACGGCTTCTTGCCGCCGAGGATTGGCAAGCTCTCACGGGTAGGCGGTGGGCCTTTGTCCAGTGTGCTGGTTCGCGCTCGCGAAAGCTCAAGCGGGACTACTGTTCGCGCTTCTGTTGCGGGGTAAGCCTTCGCCTACTCTTGCGCCTGTATACCCTAGGGCTGGTAGATGAGGCCGCGATCTTTTATATGGACCTGCAGCTTAGAAACCGGCGGGATGAGGAGGTGTGCGAGGAGCTTAGAACTTATGGCCTCCGCTTTGTGCGCGGCCTTCCTGCAGAGGTGAGAAAAGGGGAGGCCGGCCTTCTCCTCCGCTTTGAGGACCTCGAGGTCGGAAGGCTTGAGACTAGTGAGTTTGATCATATAGTGCTCAGTGTGGGCCTGGCTCCGTCCCTAGACAATCCCCTTCCTGGCATTCTAAAGGCGCGCCAAATTAGCGGTTTCTGGCAGCAGGAGCGGGAAGGGGTTTTCCTAGCCGGCTCTTGCCGCTGCCCCATGGACATCAAGACAGCGGTACTGGACGGGCGCGCGGCGGGTGAGCAGGCAGCTGAAAGCATCCTTCGGTCCGGGGCAAGTGGTAGAATTGCCCACTCCCAGGAGCATGCTGCTGACGTGCTGATCTGGGGAAGCGGACCTTCAGGGTTGCTCATTGCCCGTGAGGTGCTCGCCGCGGGTTGTTCCGTCCTCATGCTCGCCGACAGTGGCAATTGGGACCCAGTCGACCCTACAAGCCTTATACTCAAGGAGCTTTGGCGGGAAGTGGGGGGGCGAAGAGGCTTTATACTGTGGGAGGGCGCGGAGTTAATTAAGCTTAACGGAGAGCCGGGGGACTTTGAGGCCTGGGTTAGGGTACTGGGCCAGGGAGTTAGGGTGGTTAAACTTAAGGCCGTTATCCTAGCCCCGCGGTTTGTAAGCTGCGCGCCGGTACCGGCAACGACCCAGGCTGAGATCGCCAGGGACCTTGTCACTGGGTCATTTTCCGTTCCGGAGACGGGCGGGCCGGTGGTATTTTGGCTGGATGTAAATAGCAGTTCTCCTCCGGCGGTACACGCTCTGGCCCTGGAAAACGTCCGTGCTGTACGGGATAACCTGGGATCAAAGGTGAAAATCTACTACCTCGCCCAGCAGGTGAAGGTAGGGGCCGCCCCTCACCTGGAAGCCCTGTATGGGAGACTACGGGAGGCAGGAGTGATTTTCGTTAAGCCCGCAGGTCATCCCGCCTGGGATGGGAAAAACCTCATTTTTGTCGACCCCACCACCTCTGTGGAAGGCCGGCCAGAGGAGGTTAAGCTTTTTCCTTCAGCGCTTATTGTGGGGGAAGAGTTATCCTTGCCTCCGGAAGCCCAGCAAATCTGGCAGGCAGTGGCTTTGCGCGTTTCGGCGAACGTGGACGATGGGATCTTCCAAGGAGGTGTTGTTACTTCCCGTCGTGGGGTCTTCCTGGCGGGAGCTGCCCTTGCTCCCGAGAACCCGGAGGTCGCCCGGGAGCAGGCTCTGCTGGCTGCGCGGGCTGCACTCATGGTTGCCGTGGGTACAGTGTATGGAGCGCAGAGTGATTTTAAGGACACCGCAAGCCAGCGTGAGGCTGGTTACTGCGCCGCCTGTCTTACCTGCGTACGTACCTGCCCCCACGGAGCAGTAACGGTGGAGGGTAAGGTTCGGGTATACCAGAAGTCCTGCTGGGGCTGCGGCCTTTGCGCAGCCGAATGCCCCGCCAGGGGTTTGGAGGCCTCTGGCCATATGACACCCGCGAGCCTTATGGAGATCATCGGGGTTGACGGGAAAGGTGTAGTGGCCTTTCTGTGCCGTCACTCAGCCTGGCGTTCCCTCAAAGAAGCGAAAGAAAGGGCCTTAGGTTTACCCGAAAATGTTGCCTGGGTGCCGGTTCCCTGCGCTGGCTCTGTGGATATGGAGACGGTGCTGGCTATGCTAGAGCGGGGAGCGTCCGGCGTTATGGTAGTGGGCTGCCGCCGCCGCGCCTGCCAACATGTGTACGGAACTGAGCGGACAGCTCAAAGGGTGGAAGGGTTACGCCAGAGACTTGCCGAAGCTGGGCTTGATGCGCACAAGATAAAGTTTGCCACCGCCGGTCCCTGCAATCCAGGAGAGCTTGTCCAAGAGGTGCAGGGTTTTCTGGCTAGCTTAAAGACGGTGGATAAGGCAGGTCGGTGA